A genomic segment from Chitinophaga niabensis encodes:
- a CDS encoding PKD-like family lipoprotein, with protein MKKYSLYILLFILGACAKDKGNYDYINIPDPTVKGLDTAYAAIVGDSLIITPEVLLKSGKNDYSCFWKIDVPEKAMSVDYEGQSLRIIFGLGANRYNALLKVKDNNTGQMYFFKFIIKGQTQFTRGVLVLSNENNRTVLTFIKPDGTVQPDIYDAINKEVLPGGAMQLVPIRNQFYMNQLSYFWITYTGGTTGAVQIDANTLQRSKYLADNFYTAPSVLKVNSFLNMINGVTTAILNGKMYIGATETAPFWPYYGYWGVPVDGNYQLHPNVLHNLYERPNDGYFFGFEATKKQFLRFSTNTFFDTSYNVLGNTSFDPKNLKMDLIYMTRFTDNEFYAMMDSVGKKIELKFGLDFNADKRTFTPSYKREFPAANLLMPDTKWQSSPIGVIFFSSNDKIYRYNPINSEVKALDAAFGGKKVTMLKVLNGGNLLVAGVEGSIYYLDTSVGHNGENPQQVNNIPGQPVDVYIREN; from the coding sequence ATGAAAAAATATTCCTTATATATCCTGTTGTTCATCCTTGGCGCCTGTGCCAAAGATAAAGGCAACTATGATTACATCAATATCCCTGATCCTACCGTAAAAGGACTGGATACTGCTTATGCAGCCATCGTGGGAGACAGTCTGATCATTACTCCTGAAGTACTGTTGAAATCAGGCAAGAACGATTATTCCTGCTTCTGGAAGATAGATGTGCCGGAAAAGGCTATGTCTGTGGACTACGAAGGCCAGTCTTTAAGGATCATATTCGGCCTGGGAGCTAACCGCTACAATGCTTTACTGAAAGTAAAGGACAACAACACCGGCCAGATGTACTTCTTTAAGTTCATCATCAAAGGGCAGACGCAGTTTACAAGAGGTGTGCTGGTACTCAGTAATGAGAACAACAGGACTGTGCTCACCTTCATCAAACCGGATGGAACAGTGCAGCCTGATATCTATGATGCCATCAACAAAGAAGTATTACCAGGCGGTGCTATGCAACTGGTGCCTATCAGGAATCAATTCTACATGAATCAACTGAGCTATTTCTGGATCACTTATACCGGCGGGACCACTGGTGCCGTGCAGATTGATGCCAATACTTTACAACGCAGCAAATACCTGGCGGACAACTTTTACACCGCTCCCTCCGTATTAAAAGTGAACAGCTTCCTTAACATGATCAATGGAGTAACCACGGCTATCCTCAATGGAAAGATGTACATAGGCGCAACGGAAACCGCACCATTCTGGCCTTACTATGGCTATTGGGGAGTACCGGTGGATGGTAATTACCAGCTGCATCCTAACGTGCTGCATAACCTTTATGAGCGCCCTAACGATGGCTATTTCTTTGGCTTTGAAGCTACGAAGAAGCAATTCCTGCGTTTCAGCACCAACACATTCTTCGATACCAGCTATAATGTGTTAGGTAATACATCTTTCGATCCCAAGAACCTGAAGATGGACCTCATTTACATGACCCGTTTTACGGATAATGAGTTCTATGCCATGATGGACAGCGTGGGTAAGAAAATAGAACTGAAGTTTGGCCTTGATTTCAATGCAGATAAAAGAACGTTCACACCATCTTATAAAAGAGAATTTCCCGCAGCTAATCTGCTGATGCCGGATACCAAATGGCAGAGTTCCCCGATCGGTGTGATCTTCTTCTCTTCCAACGATAAGATCTATCGCTATAATCCTATAAACAGCGAAGTGAAAGCGCTGGATGCTGCTTTCGGCGGAAAGAAAGTGACCATGCTGAAAGTATTGAATGGTGGTAACCTGCTGGTGGCAGGTGTGGAAGGAAGTATCTATTACCTGGATACCAGTGTAGGGCACAATGGAGAAAACCCGCAGCAGGTGAATAATATCCCGGGCCAGCCTGTGGATGTATATATCAGGGAGAATTAA
- a CDS encoding SusC/RagA family TonB-linked outer membrane protein has translation MGEFYAGTRRVLGSLALALLIQGGTASGAVYNVQGTEVQDGRQLPLKNILAELEQLYKVRINYTGNTINGITTQKPAGKPTAEKLIDYLSNFLRPLGLEVEQAAQDHFIIYKKEKRAEKKIADQVSAAEPAQPLQLESVTQQQQPAVTGQVTEESGVPLPGVTVVVKGTFNGAKTNENGRYTLPNVPPNGTLVFSYIGYKAQEVKVNNRTDIDIKLLTDVQSMKDFVVNGYQKLKKESYTGSAIVITGEEIKRFNPQNILASIQAYDPSFRIVENNLAGSNPNALPNINVRGATAMPTTATTDPQLLSRNQLATITNLPMFMMDGYQVGIQTIYDLDVNRIEMITLLKDAAATAIYGSRASNGVVVINTKTPKEGALEVYYNYELNVTTPDLTAYNVLNASEKLEYERLAGLYTSNAVENPDDLERKYYQKRRNVLSGVNTYWLSQPLATDFGHKHSISLQGGSPTLRYGVDARYQTNNGVMKGSGRDRYSLATSLAYNLKDNKLMFRNNFTISQVKGNESPYGQFSKYVRMNPYYPKTDSLGRILREVDSWRYLSNEDRVSGDQITSPVMNPLYEATTGSFDKQEYLEFIDAFSAEYNPSPSWRINGTISLTKRKTSLDNFVSPYSNEFYWYSGDDLKDRGKYFFSSIDESQVDGNFTVNYNKVLQGSHFLNFSLGTNIQAQQYNAKNVVAQGFTNDRFTDISFARRYDKDGPPSGAVTEQRLIGAFLSFNYSYQNRFLMDGTVRTDGSSKFGKDSRMATFWSYGLGWNLHNEKFMQHSIFNQFRIKATTGLTGDVNFPAYLSNTTYSYYNGDWYSTGVGAVFSSYGNPGLKWQRTQNYDLSLEVSLFKDRLYMSPRYYHKLTKDLLTDVNVPTSTGFAKYKENLGEMVNKGFELYFRANVLRGKNWSFNLNGNLGHNTNVITKISDALKRYNEEVDNKQQSDSASKTRPLLRYREGQSLNTIYAVRSLGIDPENGKEIFVRPDGTTTYEYDVRNTVAVGDQTPDLDGYFGGSFVYKNFMIEFSFYTRLGGDIYNQTLIDRVENADPKYNVDSRVLALRWKKPGDHTFYKDIKDLSVTRTTSRFVQKENRLEFKSVYVSYDAPAQWYRRLKMKSLRFALNLNDLAYWSSIQVERGIDYPFARSFTFSLSTRF, from the coding sequence ATGGGAGAATTTTACGCCGGAACCCGAAGGGTATTGGGAAGCCTGGCACTGGCATTGCTGATACAAGGAGGTACAGCTTCAGGAGCCGTTTACAATGTGCAGGGCACAGAAGTGCAGGATGGCAGGCAGCTGCCATTAAAAAATATACTGGCAGAATTGGAACAGCTTTACAAAGTGCGTATCAATTACACCGGCAACACTATCAACGGTATCACCACGCAAAAACCTGCCGGAAAACCCACCGCTGAGAAACTGATAGATTATCTCAGCAACTTCCTCAGACCCTTGGGGCTGGAAGTGGAGCAGGCCGCGCAGGACCACTTCATCATTTACAAAAAAGAGAAGCGCGCCGAAAAAAAAATCGCAGATCAGGTATCCGCGGCAGAACCAGCGCAACCGCTTCAACTTGAAAGTGTCACACAACAGCAACAACCTGCAGTAACCGGACAGGTAACGGAAGAATCCGGTGTACCCTTACCAGGCGTAACAGTAGTAGTGAAAGGTACTTTTAATGGTGCTAAAACCAATGAGAATGGCAGGTACACCTTGCCGAATGTTCCGCCCAATGGCACGCTGGTGTTTAGTTACATCGGTTACAAGGCGCAGGAGGTAAAAGTAAATAACCGTACCGACATCGATATAAAGCTGTTAACCGATGTGCAGTCTATGAAAGACTTTGTAGTGAACGGTTATCAGAAATTAAAGAAAGAAAGTTATACAGGATCTGCGATCGTTATTACGGGAGAAGAGATCAAACGTTTCAACCCGCAAAATATCCTGGCCAGCATACAGGCTTATGATCCGTCTTTCAGGATCGTGGAGAACAACCTCGCAGGTTCCAACCCCAATGCATTGCCTAACATCAATGTAAGAGGTGCCACCGCCATGCCCACCACCGCTACTACAGATCCGCAACTCCTTTCCCGCAACCAGCTGGCTACCATCACCAACCTGCCCATGTTCATGATGGACGGTTACCAGGTGGGGATCCAGACTATCTATGACCTGGATGTGAACAGGATAGAAATGATTACCCTGCTGAAAGATGCGGCAGCTACTGCAATCTACGGTTCCCGTGCTTCAAACGGTGTAGTGGTGATCAATACAAAAACACCGAAAGAAGGTGCGCTGGAAGTGTATTACAATTATGAGCTGAATGTAACCACACCAGACCTCACCGCTTATAACGTATTGAATGCTTCCGAGAAACTGGAATACGAAAGATTGGCGGGCTTATACACCAGCAATGCTGTGGAGAATCCTGACGACCTGGAAAGGAAGTACTACCAGAAAAGAAGGAATGTGCTCAGCGGTGTGAATACCTATTGGTTATCCCAGCCGCTGGCCACTGATTTCGGTCATAAACATTCTATTTCCTTACAAGGCGGTTCACCTACTTTAAGATATGGTGTGGATGCCCGTTATCAAACCAATAACGGTGTGATGAAAGGTTCGGGCCGTGACCGTTACAGCCTGGCCACCAGCCTGGCATACAACCTGAAGGATAATAAGCTCATGTTCCGTAACAACTTCACCATTTCCCAGGTGAAGGGGAACGAATCTCCCTACGGGCAGTTCTCCAAATATGTACGCATGAACCCTTATTATCCTAAAACAGATTCACTGGGCAGGATCCTGAGGGAAGTAGATTCCTGGCGGTATTTGTCCAATGAAGACCGTGTCAGTGGAGATCAGATAACATCACCTGTGATGAACCCGCTGTACGAAGCCACCACCGGTAGTTTCGACAAGCAGGAATACCTCGAGTTCATAGATGCCTTCTCTGCGGAATACAATCCCAGCCCTTCCTGGAGGATCAATGGTACTATCAGTTTAACAAAACGAAAAACTTCACTGGATAATTTTGTTTCTCCTTACAGCAATGAGTTCTACTGGTATTCCGGAGATGATCTGAAAGACCGTGGCAAGTATTTTTTTAGCAGCATCGATGAATCACAGGTAGATGGGAACTTTACCGTGAACTATAATAAAGTATTGCAGGGATCTCACTTCCTCAATTTCTCCCTGGGTACCAATATACAGGCACAGCAATACAACGCCAAGAACGTTGTGGCACAGGGCTTCACTAACGACCGCTTTACCGATATCAGTTTTGCCCGCCGTTATGACAAAGACGGGCCACCCAGTGGCGCGGTTACAGAACAAAGGCTTATCGGTGCCTTTCTTTCCTTTAACTATTCTTACCAAAACCGTTTCCTGATGGATGGAACAGTAAGAACAGATGGTTCTTCCAAGTTCGGAAAAGATTCCAGGATGGCTACTTTTTGGTCTTATGGCCTGGGCTGGAACCTGCACAATGAGAAATTCATGCAGCATTCCATCTTCAACCAGTTCAGGATCAAAGCCACTACCGGTTTAACGGGGGATGTGAACTTCCCGGCATATCTCTCCAATACCACTTATTCTTACTACAATGGTGATTGGTATTCTACAGGCGTAGGTGCTGTATTTAGCTCGTACGGTAATCCCGGCCTGAAATGGCAGCGTACGCAGAATTATGACCTGAGCCTGGAAGTTTCCTTGTTCAAGGACAGGTTGTATATGTCTCCCCGCTATTATCATAAACTCACAAAAGACCTGCTTACAGATGTAAATGTGCCCACCTCCACTGGTTTTGCAAAGTATAAAGAGAACCTCGGTGAAATGGTGAACAAAGGTTTTGAGCTTTATTTCCGTGCAAACGTGCTCCGTGGGAAGAACTGGTCCTTTAACCTGAACGGTAACCTTGGCCATAATACAAACGTGATCACCAAGATCTCTGACGCATTGAAACGTTATAATGAAGAAGTAGATAACAAGCAACAGTCAGATTCTGCTTCCAAAACAAGGCCGTTACTGCGTTACAGGGAAGGCCAGTCGCTCAACACCATTTATGCTGTGAGGTCTTTAGGTATCGATCCTGAGAATGGTAAAGAGATCTTTGTTCGTCCTGATGGCACCACCACTTACGAATACGATGTACGCAATACTGTAGCTGTAGGAGATCAGACACCTGATCTGGACGGTTACTTCGGCGGCAGTTTTGTTTATAAGAACTTTATGATAGAATTCAGTTTTTACACCCGTTTAGGTGGCGATATTTACAACCAGACGCTGATAGACCGGGTAGAGAATGCTGACCCCAAATACAATGTGGACAGCAGGGTACTGGCACTGCGTTGGAAGAAACCGGGTGATCATACCTTTTATAAAGACATTAAAGACCTCAGTGTAACACGTACCACTTCCCGCTTTGTGCAGAAAGAGAACAGGCTGGAATTTAAATCCGTATATGTATCGTACGACGCACCGGCACAATGGTATAGACGCCTGAAGATGAAAAGCCTCCGCTTTGCGCTCAACCTGAACGACCTGGCATATTGGTCCAGCATACAGGTGGAAAGAGGGATCGATTATCCCTTTGCCAGGAGTTTCACTTTCTCATTATCCACCCGGTTTTAA
- a CDS encoding DUF4843 domain-containing protein: MKKLFLIGLFGAVCLSACKKAVELTYQSPDNIYFDFTDPKDEEKRVDSFFYSFALFPEKSFDTILLPVRISGMRKPVDRKFKLTVIDSATTAVAGTHYKALEPEYIIPADSGTAKVPIIIYSKDPALLAGAVKIKLRLAATKDFAVSTVEFDTAKVIFSNRLEQPVWWNTWASELGAYSRVKHELFIRTSGTIELPAAFNAEVLPKTLYHTRRFRSFLNDPISWVAANPSEGYTVEDIGGGKYNFFSITNPEKKYVLELNPADNKYYFRDENGNRIV; the protein is encoded by the coding sequence ATGAAAAAATTATTCCTGATCGGTTTATTCGGCGCAGTTTGTTTGAGTGCTTGTAAAAAAGCAGTTGAATTAACGTATCAGTCGCCAGACAATATATACTTCGATTTTACAGATCCAAAGGATGAAGAAAAACGGGTGGACAGCTTTTTCTATTCATTCGCCCTCTTTCCTGAAAAGTCCTTTGATACCATCTTATTACCCGTACGCATTTCCGGAATGCGGAAGCCTGTGGACAGGAAGTTCAAACTCACGGTAATAGATTCTGCCACTACAGCAGTGGCCGGCACACACTATAAGGCCCTGGAACCGGAATATATCATTCCTGCTGATTCCGGCACGGCCAAAGTGCCCATCATTATCTACAGCAAAGATCCTGCTCTGCTGGCAGGTGCTGTTAAGATCAAGCTCCGCCTGGCGGCCACCAAAGATTTTGCTGTTTCTACCGTTGAGTTCGATACGGCAAAGGTGATCTTCTCCAACCGCCTGGAGCAACCCGTATGGTGGAATACCTGGGCCAGCGAACTGGGAGCCTATTCCCGTGTGAAGCATGAACTGTTCATCAGAACATCCGGTACTATAGAGTTGCCGGCAGCTTTTAATGCAGAAGTATTACCTAAAACCCTGTACCATACCCGCCGCTTCAGAAGTTTCCTGAACGACCCTATCTCATGGGTGGCCGCTAATCCCTCAGAAGGATATACCGTGGAGGATATAGGAGGAGGGAAGTATAATTTCTTCAGCATCACCAATCCTGAAAAGAAGTATGTGCTGGAACTCAACCCGGCGGATAACAAATACTATTTCAGGGATGAGAATGGTAACCGCATTGTATAA
- a CDS encoding ABC transporter permease, which produces MIKNFFKVAYRSLLRNKGFSVINITGLAIGMSAAILILLWIQDELSFDGFHENKDRIYQVWNRVPFDGKISCGESVPAPLGPALEKDLPEVERVVRVVDHYSRLLSVGDKKMLKSGRMVDTGFLQMFTFPMLEGNPATALNDVNSMVLTESTAKALFGGDGALGKIVKLENKDNFTVTGIVKDPPPNTRFDFDYLLPRSYFKLGEGQDFGWHDNSTPTYVMLKPNASFATVSAKIKDLKQRYDEEAKTMKWELFIYPLKRWHLYASFNNGIEDGGGRIAFVKLFGIIAGFILLIACINFMNLSTARSEKRAKEVGIRKSVGAQKGSLIGQFIGESVFLAFLAGLIAVIVVQLCLPAYNQLTFKKLFVNYSSVYTWVVFIGFILFTGLLAGSYPAFFLSSFQPVKVLKGTFKRANALVTPRKVLVVLQFTFAIMLIICTIIVKQQIDYARDRKTGYDKSNLVYHFMTGDIPKNYELIKNDLLASGIARSITKTNSPITERWSDGWGQSWEGKDPNDKTSFARFLSDEGLGATVGLQFIQGRDFDLKRFPTDSTGLIINESALKIMKFKDPIGKVVGDLGIDWHIVGVVKDFILTNPYEPIEPLLICGAKSRFMTFQAMQIKLNGDNDIAKNLGRAEAIFRKYNPEYPFEMKFVDEDYARNFEREKLQGTLAALFAGLTIFISCLGLFGLATYMAENRIKEIGIRKILGASVTGITTLLSKDFVKLVLIAFLIATPLAWWGMDKWLQNYTYRVGIEWWVFALAGALSVMIALLTVSYQSIRAALGNPVKSLRAE; this is translated from the coding sequence ATGATTAAAAACTTCTTCAAAGTCGCCTACCGGAGCCTTTTGCGCAACAAAGGATTTTCCGTGATCAATATTACAGGACTGGCCATTGGCATGTCCGCAGCCATCCTTATCCTCCTCTGGATCCAGGATGAATTGAGCTTCGATGGGTTTCATGAGAATAAAGACAGGATCTACCAGGTGTGGAACCGCGTTCCTTTTGATGGAAAGATCTCCTGTGGGGAATCCGTGCCAGCACCGCTGGGGCCTGCACTGGAAAAGGACCTGCCCGAGGTAGAGCGTGTAGTAAGAGTGGTAGATCATTACAGCAGGCTGCTTTCCGTGGGAGATAAAAAAATGCTGAAGTCAGGGCGGATGGTGGATACTGGTTTTCTGCAAATGTTCACCTTTCCGATGTTGGAAGGCAATCCTGCTACGGCACTCAATGATGTGAATTCGATGGTGCTAACGGAAAGTACAGCAAAGGCGTTATTCGGAGGGGATGGGGCCCTGGGAAAGATAGTAAAGCTGGAGAATAAAGATAATTTTACCGTTACCGGTATTGTAAAAGATCCGCCTCCCAATACCCGCTTCGATTTTGACTACTTATTACCGAGGTCGTATTTTAAGCTCGGCGAAGGGCAGGATTTCGGCTGGCATGATAACAGTACACCTACTTATGTAATGCTCAAACCCAATGCGAGCTTTGCCACAGTGTCCGCCAAAATAAAAGATCTGAAGCAACGGTACGATGAAGAAGCAAAGACCATGAAATGGGAGTTGTTTATTTATCCGCTGAAGCGCTGGCATTTGTATGCAAGTTTCAACAACGGGATAGAAGATGGTGGTGGCCGTATCGCATTCGTAAAATTATTTGGCATCATTGCAGGATTTATATTACTGATCGCATGCATCAATTTTATGAACCTGAGCACCGCAAGAAGTGAGAAACGGGCAAAAGAAGTAGGGATCCGTAAATCAGTAGGGGCACAGAAAGGTTCCCTTATCGGTCAGTTTATCGGGGAGTCTGTTTTTCTTGCTTTCCTGGCTGGTTTGATCGCGGTTATTGTTGTACAGTTATGCCTGCCTGCTTATAATCAGCTCACATTTAAAAAATTATTCGTCAACTATAGCAGTGTATATACCTGGGTAGTGTTTATTGGCTTTATCCTGTTCACCGGATTGTTAGCAGGCAGTTACCCCGCCTTCTTCCTTTCCTCTTTCCAGCCTGTTAAAGTATTAAAGGGTACGTTTAAAAGGGCCAATGCATTGGTTACACCCAGGAAAGTATTGGTTGTGCTGCAGTTCACATTTGCCATTATGCTGATCATCTGCACAATCATCGTAAAACAGCAGATAGATTATGCCCGCGACAGGAAAACGGGCTATGATAAAAGCAATCTCGTATATCACTTCATGACGGGGGATATACCTAAGAACTATGAGTTGATCAAAAATGATCTGCTTGCATCAGGCATTGCAAGGTCAATTACTAAAACCAATTCTCCGATCACTGAAAGGTGGAGTGATGGATGGGGGCAGAGCTGGGAAGGTAAGGATCCGAATGATAAAACATCTTTCGCCCGGTTTTTATCAGATGAAGGTTTGGGTGCTACTGTTGGATTACAGTTTATACAAGGCCGTGATTTTGATCTGAAAAGATTTCCGACTGATTCAACAGGGCTTATTATCAATGAGTCTGCCCTGAAAATAATGAAGTTCAAGGACCCTATCGGAAAAGTAGTGGGGGACCTTGGTATCGATTGGCACATTGTAGGGGTAGTTAAAGATTTTATATTGACCAATCCTTATGAGCCGATAGAACCCTTGCTGATATGCGGAGCGAAGAGTCGTTTCATGACCTTCCAGGCCATGCAGATAAAACTGAACGGAGATAATGATATCGCTAAAAATCTGGGCAGGGCAGAAGCTATTTTCAGAAAGTACAATCCTGAATATCCTTTTGAGATGAAGTTTGTGGATGAAGATTATGCCAGGAACTTTGAACGTGAAAAACTGCAGGGTACACTTGCTGCTTTGTTTGCAGGCCTCACGATATTTATTTCATGCCTGGGTTTATTTGGCCTGGCTACCTATATGGCAGAGAACAGGATCAAAGAGATAGGTATCAGAAAGATCCTGGGGGCATCCGTAACCGGCATCACCACCTTATTATCAAAAGATTTTGTAAAACTGGTGCTCATTGCATTTTTAATAGCTACACCGCTGGCATGGTGGGGAATGGATAAGTGGCTGCAGAATTATACATACCGGGTGGGTATTGAATGGTGGGTATTTGCATTGGCTGGCGCTTTATCTGTAATGATAGCATTGCTCACAGTAAGCTACCAATCCATAAGGGCTGCATTGGGGAACCCGGTAAAAAGCCTGAGGGCAGAATAA
- a CDS encoding RagB/SusD family nutrient uptake outer membrane protein — translation MKKYIISIIIIGAFASCSKWLDVQPKSEVSQDALFSTEDGFKEAVNGLYSKSVKEQLYGRELTYGFLDAFAQNYSVDITDTWRYGVVMKFNRKELGFVQRNNQIWEGLYSVAANANLILEHIEDKKGILTNANYNIIKGEALAMRAYTHFDILRLYAESYLTGANSTGIPYVTKFSKDIPPMFKVGEAIDLMLKDLLAAKELLRASDPILSPGYKVGYPRTDTATETKGEIFLQVRRHRMNYYAVCGELARVYLYKGDKVNALSNALEVINSNKFPFTKQADFLNPDEEKKDRILYKELIFGLYAPNMNDRMKEVLTNGQTGLYVTLSEGRNIYETGGVGGDDFRYKQWLQEQSGSSGTYLRVVKYNRDNDANLHDLMMPCIRLSEMYYIAAECTFDTDAAKGWDYFNTVRLNRGIGTKLSDPSKIVFMNELLKEVRKEFFSEGQMFYMYKRLNMAIAGQSGVTIPASKAVFVLPFPDDEIAYGNR, via the coding sequence ATGAAGAAATATATAATATCCATCATCATCATAGGCGCTTTCGCATCCTGCAGCAAATGGCTGGATGTGCAGCCAAAGTCTGAAGTATCGCAGGACGCATTGTTCAGTACGGAAGATGGTTTTAAAGAAGCTGTCAATGGTTTATACAGCAAAAGCGTGAAAGAGCAGTTGTACGGCCGTGAGCTTACCTACGGTTTCCTGGATGCATTTGCACAGAATTATAGTGTAGATATTACAGATACCTGGCGTTATGGTGTGGTGATGAAGTTCAACCGTAAAGAGCTCGGTTTCGTACAAAGAAATAACCAGATATGGGAAGGCTTGTACTCGGTAGCTGCCAATGCCAACCTTATCCTGGAGCATATCGAAGATAAGAAAGGCATACTCACCAACGCCAATTATAATATTATCAAGGGCGAAGCGCTGGCTATGCGCGCCTATACCCACTTCGATATACTGCGCCTGTATGCTGAATCCTATTTGACAGGCGCGAACAGTACCGGCATTCCTTATGTTACAAAATTCAGTAAGGACATACCACCCATGTTCAAGGTAGGAGAGGCCATAGATCTCATGCTGAAGGACCTGCTGGCAGCAAAGGAATTATTGAGAGCAAGCGATCCTATCCTTTCTCCCGGTTATAAAGTAGGTTATCCAAGAACGGATACCGCCACAGAAACAAAAGGAGAAATATTCCTGCAGGTACGCCGCCACCGTATGAATTATTATGCAGTCTGCGGAGAGCTGGCAAGGGTTTATCTCTATAAAGGAGACAAAGTGAATGCTTTGAGCAACGCGCTGGAGGTGATCAACTCCAACAAATTTCCTTTTACCAAACAAGCTGATTTTCTGAACCCGGATGAAGAGAAAAAGGACCGGATACTGTATAAAGAATTGATCTTCGGACTCTATGCACCGAACATGAACGACCGGATGAAAGAAGTGTTGACCAATGGCCAGACCGGTTTGTATGTAACACTTTCAGAAGGGCGGAATATTTATGAAACCGGCGGCGTAGGAGGAGATGATTTCAGATATAAGCAATGGTTACAGGAACAATCCGGCTCTTCCGGCACCTACCTGCGCGTAGTAAAATACAACAGGGACAATGATGCCAACCTGCATGATCTGATGATGCCCTGCATACGTTTGAGCGAGATGTATTACATCGCAGCAGAATGTACGTTTGATACAGATGCAGCAAAAGGATGGGATTACTTTAACACCGTTCGTTTGAACAGGGGGATCGGTACCAAACTCAGTGATCCTTCCAAAATAGTTTTCATGAACGAACTGCTGAAGGAAGTACGTAAAGAGTTCTTCTCCGAAGGCCAGATGTTCTATATGTACAAACGCCTCAACATGGCTATAGCCGGACAATCCGGTGTAACCATCCCGGCCAGTAAAGCAGTATTTGTACTGCCATTCCCTGACGATGAGATTGCATACGGTAACAGATAA
- a CDS encoding FecR family protein — MFRKWVLEQDETAAAFWNEWLLNNPDRKDDVVKAKEILLLICTPTHTATAKDEEETWAKVLQSMDRPATRIVEMPKSRRRWMPYAAVFIGLIIAVFAAYIFYPKADVHHQTAMGELRTVELPDHSVVKLNVNSKIHYKDNWDQANPREVWIEGEAFFSVTHKSNNQTFVVHTKDVDIQVVGTEFNVNTRRIKTQVVLANGVVRLTLNKKSNQPAITMKAGDMVVYSAATTELVNKKVDPEVYSTWQQKVLSFNETPIAEVIRSLQDNMGITIQLEDSSFSGQTFTGSIPMDNIDVFFKTLSRSFEVHIDKTGTNTYKISNN, encoded by the coding sequence ATGTTTCGCAAGTGGGTGCTGGAACAGGACGAAACAGCCGCTGCTTTCTGGAACGAATGGCTGCTGAATAATCCTGACAGGAAGGATGATGTGGTGAAAGCAAAGGAGATATTACTGCTGATCTGTACGCCCACACATACAGCCACAGCAAAGGACGAAGAAGAAACATGGGCGAAAGTATTGCAGAGCATGGACCGCCCTGCAACCAGGATAGTGGAGATGCCGAAAAGCCGTCGCCGCTGGATGCCTTATGCAGCAGTGTTTATAGGATTGATCATAGCGGTGTTCGCCGCCTATATATTTTATCCGAAGGCTGACGTGCATCACCAGACTGCCATGGGTGAACTCAGAACAGTGGAATTGCCGGATCATTCCGTAGTGAAACTGAATGTGAATTCAAAGATCCATTATAAAGATAACTGGGACCAGGCGAATCCCCGCGAGGTATGGATAGAAGGGGAAGCCTTCTTCTCCGTTACACATAAAAGCAATAACCAAACCTTTGTAGTTCATACAAAAGATGTGGATATCCAGGTGGTAGGTACGGAGTTCAACGTAAACACCCGCCGCATCAAAACACAGGTAGTGCTGGCAAACGGGGTGGTAAGGCTCACATTGAATAAGAAAAGTAACCAGCCGGCCATTACCATGAAAGCAGGGGACATGGTGGTATATTCTGCCGCCACCACCGAGCTGGTGAATAAAAAAGTAGACCCGGAAGTCTATTCTACCTGGCAGCAAAAAGTATTAAGCTTTAATGAAACGCCTATCGCCGAAGTGATCAGGTCACTGCAGGATAACATGGGCATCACGATACAACTGGAGGATTCCAGCTTTAGCGGACAAACGTTTACAGGGAGTATACCAATGGACAATATCGATGTGTTCTTTAAAACACTATCGAGATCATTTGAGGTGCATATAGATAAGACAGGAACGAACACATATAAGATCAGTAATAATTAA